From the Limosilactobacillus panis genome, one window contains:
- a CDS encoding MFS transporter, with protein sequence MSSSSPTISTKTRRLITAILLLSAFVSLASQTMMITALPVIEHELHVSLNAVQWLTTGYTLIIGIVTPLSSNMYEKFTNRQVFLWTIGAFIVGTTIGCLATNFYSLLLARLMQAAASGMLMSFQMTTMISIYPIKQRGAILGLSSLVISTAPAIGPTLSGFLLQVLSWRWLFIAVLPFMVVIFIIGYFKLQNFSATRDIKIDYISVLISLVGSALALGSLTVFEINVWIGWAMLACGLVIIAFFVKRQLHLANPMLKVQIFRYPSFRLMTFVGIFAFMILLGTEQLIPIFSENVLGMGSFKSGLILLPGAICNGVAASFIGRLYDEYGPKWLIITGGVLMLVASYPFVTISSHSSILVLTLAYTVRMIGNAFVFSPALSEAFSGLSQLENSHGTALNNTLRQVSGAVSVTMLVVIAGIPTNLIDGIRLSMWITVLLVVLMMFTFAHYLKISKRR encoded by the coding sequence TTGTCATCGTCTAGTCCAACTATCTCAACTAAAACCCGCCGCTTAATCACCGCCATCCTCCTCTTATCAGCCTTTGTCAGCCTAGCCAGCCAGACAATGATGATTACGGCACTGCCGGTAATTGAACATGAGTTACACGTTTCCTTAAATGCTGTGCAGTGGCTAACGACTGGCTATACCCTTATCATTGGGATCGTTACCCCGCTGTCTTCTAATATGTACGAAAAATTTACTAATCGCCAGGTCTTCTTATGGACAATCGGTGCATTTATCGTTGGTACCACCATCGGTTGCCTGGCCACCAATTTCTATTCTTTATTATTAGCCCGGTTAATGCAAGCCGCCGCTAGTGGGATGCTGATGTCGTTTCAAATGACAACGATGATCTCCATCTACCCCATTAAGCAGCGCGGGGCAATTCTTGGCCTTTCTAGCCTGGTTATCTCAACTGCCCCAGCAATTGGCCCGACCCTCTCAGGGTTCTTATTACAAGTTCTCTCCTGGCGTTGGCTTTTCATTGCTGTCTTACCATTTATGGTCGTCATCTTCATTATTGGTTATTTTAAGCTTCAAAACTTCTCGGCAACCAGGGATATTAAGATTGACTACATATCTGTCCTCATTTCCCTCGTTGGTTCAGCCCTGGCCCTCGGTAGTCTAACGGTTTTTGAAATCAACGTTTGGATTGGCTGGGCAATGCTGGCCTGCGGACTGGTCATTATTGCCTTTTTCGTCAAGCGCCAGCTCCATTTGGCAAACCCAATGCTAAAGGTGCAGATCTTCAGGTACCCGTCCTTTCGCTTGATGACCTTTGTCGGGATCTTCGCCTTCATGATCCTTCTCGGAACTGAACAGCTAATACCGATCTTCAGTGAAAATGTTCTGGGGATGGGGAGTTTCAAGTCCGGTTTAATCCTCCTCCCGGGCGCCATTTGTAATGGGGTAGCGGCCTCCTTTATCGGCCGCCTCTACGACGAATATGGTCCCAAGTGGTTGATCATCACTGGTGGGGTCTTGATGCTCGTTGCCTCTTATCCCTTCGTTACCATTTCTTCGCATTCGTCAATCCTGGTCTTAACGCTGGCCTACACTGTCCGGATGATTGGCAACGCCTTTGTCTTTAGTCCGGCCTTATCAGAAGCGTTCTCTGGTCTTTCTCAATTAGAGAATAGCCACGGGACTGCCCTTAATAACACGCTTCGTCAGGTTTCCGGAGCCGTTTCAGTAACGATGCTGGTTGTCATCGCGGGGATTCCGACTAACCTAATCGACGGGATCCGTCTCTCAATGTGGATCACCGTCCTCCTGGTTGTCTTAATGATGTTTACCTTTGCTCACTATCTAAAAATTAGTAAACGGCGCTAA
- a CDS encoding MFS transporter, which yields MGTSSDDQYPQGRHRTFYTLWLGAFITGAGYSMTMPFISLFINELGNFSHFQLNIFSGLAFGATFVSQAIVSPLWGNLADRKGRKLMCMRAAGVMACTIFCIGLAQNVWMIIALRFLQGAFSGYINNATALMAGETPRSHSGWVMTAMTTAGVAGNLVGPLLGGVLSGAFGYRIPFFITGILMFLNFLGTTFLTTEHFTPIKKGKMKPLGQIFQELDNPATIITMFFTTMVVISSSMSITPIISLYVKSLMHNQGNVTLVAGIVAATPGLGTLVSASKVGHTMDKIGPKVVLRTGLAVAFVLFIPMTFTHSPWSLAFWRFLLGLANAALTPAIQTVLTLDIPTEAFGRIFSLNQSFQAAGAVLGSIIGSVISGLFDYPMVFAVTGLTLLVNFIVVMFVMQKRRES from the coding sequence ATGGGAACAAGTAGTGATGACCAGTACCCCCAGGGCCGGCACCGCACCTTTTACACTCTCTGGCTAGGAGCCTTCATTACCGGGGCTGGCTACTCAATGACCATGCCCTTTATTTCGTTGTTTATCAACGAACTTGGTAACTTCAGTCACTTTCAGTTGAACATCTTCTCCGGGCTAGCATTTGGGGCCACCTTCGTCAGCCAGGCAATTGTCTCACCTCTGTGGGGCAACTTGGCGGACCGGAAAGGGCGGAAATTAATGTGTATGCGGGCGGCCGGGGTGATGGCCTGTACAATTTTCTGTATTGGCCTGGCACAAAATGTCTGGATGATCATTGCCCTCCGTTTCCTCCAGGGGGCCTTTTCCGGGTACATCAATAACGCAACCGCACTGATGGCCGGTGAAACCCCGCGGTCCCACTCTGGCTGGGTAATGACGGCGATGACCACGGCAGGGGTAGCTGGCAACCTGGTGGGGCCCCTCCTCGGGGGTGTTCTTTCGGGAGCGTTTGGTTACCGAATCCCGTTCTTTATCACCGGTATCTTGATGTTCCTCAACTTCTTGGGGACGACCTTTTTAACGACGGAACATTTTACCCCAATCAAGAAAGGGAAGATGAAGCCCCTTGGCCAGATCTTTCAGGAACTGGACAACCCAGCAACCATCATCACAATGTTTTTCACGACGATGGTAGTCATTTCATCATCAATGTCCATTACGCCAATCATCAGTCTGTACGTTAAGTCTCTGATGCATAACCAAGGAAACGTGACCCTAGTTGCGGGAATCGTGGCTGCGACCCCGGGACTGGGGACACTGGTCTCTGCTTCAAAGGTCGGCCATACGATGGATAAGATTGGTCCTAAGGTTGTTTTGCGAACCGGACTGGCGGTTGCCTTTGTCCTATTTATCCCGATGACCTTCACCCATTCTCCATGGTCACTGGCCTTCTGGCGGTTCCTCCTGGGCCTGGCCAATGCCGCTTTGACCCCGGCCATCCAAACGGTCCTAACTTTAGATATACCGACTGAAGCCTTTGGACGGATTTTCAGTCTCAACCAGTCCTTCCAGGCAGCCGGTGCTGTTCTTGGGTCTATAATTGGTTCGGTAATTTCTGGACTGTTTGACTACCCGATGGTTTTTGCCGTTACCGGACTAACACTTCTAGTCAACTTCATTGTTGTCATGTTCGTCATGCAAAAGCGGCGAGAATCATAA
- a CDS encoding TMEM175 family protein, with protein sequence MRKNENNKIASRKQIQQRLIRMKQKGAAEFKEHLDNLNDGVIAIILTVMVLEVPLPNQAGVSYRNFMGSIFIFLVSFFVVANFWYDLNRMLLVLNRVTKKMIITDFVFLAALSVIPMLTKWMMLEPTGLAVFDYGIAYFIANLMKLIISATAWEEFFNEVEGSPKMFSMRLGRRLVIVLVINFILIFLAYIMPRWVLLAYLVLTIYNFFYPEKTAVDQKVK encoded by the coding sequence GTGAGAAAAAACGAAAATAACAAAATAGCTTCGCGTAAACAGATTCAGCAACGCCTCATCAGAATGAAGCAAAAGGGCGCTGCGGAATTTAAAGAACACCTTGATAATCTAAACGATGGGGTTATTGCCATCATTTTAACCGTGATGGTCCTGGAAGTACCGCTCCCGAACCAAGCTGGCGTTTCCTACCGAAATTTTATGGGTTCGATTTTTATCTTTTTGGTAAGTTTCTTTGTGGTGGCTAACTTCTGGTATGACCTTAACCGGATGCTTTTGGTTCTTAACCGTGTCACTAAGAAGATGATCATCACCGACTTTGTTTTCCTCGCAGCGCTTTCGGTGATTCCAATGCTGACGAAGTGGATGATGTTGGAGCCAACCGGGTTAGCCGTCTTTGACTATGGAATTGCCTACTTCATTGCCAACCTGATGAAGCTTATCATTTCTGCCACCGCTTGGGAGGAATTTTTCAATGAGGTTGAGGGAAGCCCGAAGATGTTCTCAATGCGGCTCGGTCGCCGGCTTGTGATCGTTTTAGTTATTAACTTCATTCTGATTTTTTTGGCCTACATAATGCCGCGCTGGGTCCTGCTGGCCTACCTCGTGTTGACGATTTATAACTTCTTTTATCCTGAAAAAACGGCTGTTGACCAAAAAGTTAAATGA
- the rplS gene encoding 50S ribosomal protein L19, producing MRQNKLIEKITASQLRDDIPDFRAGDTVRVHARIVEGSHERIQMFEGVVIKRHGAGISATYTVRKISNGVGVERTFPVHSPRVAKIDVLRHGRVRRAKLYYLRARTGKATRIAEKRRDEEK from the coding sequence ATGCGTCAAAATAAGTTAATCGAAAAGATTACGGCAAGTCAATTACGTGATGATATTCCAGACTTCCGTGCTGGGGACACTGTTCGTGTTCACGCCCGGATCGTGGAAGGTTCCCACGAACGTATCCAGATGTTCGAAGGGGTTGTTATCAAGCGCCACGGTGCTGGTATCAGCGCTACTTATACCGTTCGGAAGATCAGTAACGGTGTCGGTGTGGAACGGACTTTCCCAGTTCACTCACCACGGGTTGCTAAGATTGACGTTCTACGTCATGGTCGTGTACGTCGTGCTAAGCTGTACTACCTGCGGGCACGTACTGGTAAGGCTACGCGGATTGCTGAAAAGCGTCGCGACGAAGAAAAGTAA
- a CDS encoding APC family permease, producing MRKLIERLFWKQNPGVYQQKDAKLTPSLRTIDLIGLGTGMVVGTAIFTLPGIVAAEHTGPAVPLAFIVAAIGAGLSALAYAEMSSVLPFAGSAFSWINVLFGEFFGWVAGWALLAEYFISVAFVASGWSAYMQGFLASLEIKLPVALTGGVNPAKGSYVDILAAMAILVVGILISRGVHQVSRIENFIVSIKLLVIIMFVVVGMTAIQTKNYVPFIPPHKPGTSFGGWQGIIAGTAQIFIAYVGFDAIAANTAETKNPQKTMPRGLIGTLVLGTGFFIAVSLVLVGMFKYSRYANNAEPAAWALRQSGHYLTANLLSIVAIVGIFSALIAILLASSRLIYAFGRDGLLPKTLGVVDGRHVPNHALWVITFLAMILGSVFPFTFLATLVSAGTLVAFIFVSLGIYALRPREGKDLPDAQFKMPWYPVLPTISALFSAVIFWGLNRDAKILMVGWFVVGLVIYFAYGLRHSIINQEHRD from the coding sequence ATGAGAAAGCTAATTGAACGACTATTTTGGAAACAGAACCCGGGTGTCTACCAGCAAAAGGATGCTAAGCTTACGCCGAGTCTGCGGACGATTGACCTAATTGGCCTGGGAACAGGGATGGTGGTTGGGACCGCCATCTTCACTTTGCCAGGGATCGTTGCCGCCGAGCACACCGGACCGGCCGTGCCGTTGGCCTTCATCGTGGCGGCGATTGGTGCGGGCTTGTCAGCCTTGGCCTACGCTGAAATGTCCTCGGTCTTGCCCTTTGCCGGGTCGGCCTTTTCATGGATTAACGTCCTCTTCGGCGAATTCTTTGGCTGGGTAGCTGGCTGGGCGCTTTTGGCGGAGTACTTCATCTCGGTGGCGTTTGTTGCCTCAGGCTGGTCGGCCTATATGCAAGGCTTCTTAGCCAGTCTAGAGATTAAACTACCGGTGGCTTTGACCGGGGGGGTTAACCCAGCGAAGGGGTCGTACGTTGACATCCTGGCGGCCATGGCCATTCTGGTGGTCGGCATCCTAATCTCACGGGGGGTTCACCAGGTGAGCCGGATCGAGAACTTCATCGTTTCCATCAAACTCCTGGTGATTATCATGTTTGTGGTTGTCGGGATGACGGCAATCCAGACGAAAAACTACGTCCCCTTTATCCCACCGCATAAGCCGGGCACGAGCTTTGGTGGCTGGCAGGGAATCATTGCTGGGACCGCCCAGATATTTATCGCCTATGTGGGCTTTGACGCAATTGCGGCCAATACGGCGGAGACGAAGAACCCGCAGAAGACGATGCCTAGGGGGCTGATTGGGACCCTGGTACTGGGAACCGGTTTCTTTATTGCCGTATCTCTCGTGCTGGTGGGGATGTTTAAGTACTCCCGCTACGCCAACAACGCGGAGCCGGCCGCTTGGGCCCTCCGTCAGTCCGGTCACTACCTGACGGCCAACTTGTTGTCAATCGTGGCAATTGTCGGCATCTTCTCGGCTTTGATTGCGATTTTGCTGGCGTCGTCACGACTGATTTACGCCTTTGGCCGGGACGGGTTGTTGCCGAAGACCTTAGGTGTGGTGGATGGTCGCCACGTGCCCAACCATGCCCTATGGGTGATTACCTTTTTGGCGATGATCCTGGGGTCAGTTTTTCCGTTTACCTTCCTGGCGACGTTGGTCTCGGCGGGGACCCTGGTGGCTTTCATTTTCGTCTCGCTGGGAATTTACGCCCTGCGCCCCCGGGAAGGGAAGGACCTGCCGGACGCGCAGTTTAAGATGCCCTGGTACCCGGTGTTACCGACGATTTCGGCCCTCTTTTCAGCGGTGATTTTCTGGGGACTGAATCGGGACGCAAAGATCCTGATGGTTGGCTGGTTTGTGGTCGGCCTGGTGATTTACTTTGCCTACGGGCTGCGCCATTCGATAATTAACCAGGAACATCGGGATTAA
- the trmD gene encoding tRNA (guanosine(37)-N1)-methyltransferase TrmD, whose translation MKIDILSLFPDMFQATLGESIIGKAQESGFLDIKVTDFRDYTTDKHNHVDDAPFGGGAGMLLQPQPIFDAMAAIDKENAGKYPKGRVILMDPAGRRFDQEYAQELSQEEHLTFICGHYEGYDERIRQLVTDEASLGDYVLTGGELAAMVMIDATVRFVPGVLGNMSSPMGDSFSNGLLEYPQYTRPADFRGMKVPEVLTSGNHQKIKEWRMKESLRRTLHRRPDLLKSAKLSRKQQLMLQDIKLDENPDVPD comes from the coding sequence ATGAAAATTGATATTTTGAGCCTGTTCCCGGATATGTTCCAGGCTACCCTGGGCGAGTCAATCATTGGTAAGGCCCAGGAAAGTGGCTTCCTGGATATTAAGGTGACGGACTTCCGGGACTACACAACGGATAAACATAATCACGTTGACGATGCCCCGTTTGGTGGGGGTGCCGGGATGCTCCTCCAGCCGCAGCCAATCTTTGACGCCATGGCGGCAATCGATAAGGAGAACGCGGGTAAGTACCCTAAGGGCCGGGTTATCTTGATGGATCCAGCTGGTCGGCGCTTTGACCAGGAGTACGCCCAGGAGCTGTCACAGGAAGAGCACCTGACCTTTATCTGCGGTCACTACGAGGGTTACGACGAACGAATTCGCCAGCTGGTGACCGATGAGGCCTCCCTCGGTGACTATGTCCTGACTGGGGGCGAGCTGGCGGCGATGGTAATGATTGACGCTACGGTCCGCTTCGTTCCCGGGGTCTTAGGTAACATGTCCTCACCGATGGGTGATTCCTTCTCTAATGGTCTTTTGGAGTACCCCCAATACACCCGACCAGCTGACTTCCGGGGGATGAAGGTCCCCGAAGTCTTGACCTCTGGCAACCACCAGAAAATTAAGGAATGGCGGATGAAGGAGTCCTTGCGGCGGACCCTCCACCGCCGACCGGACCTCCTCAAGTCAGCGAAGTTGAGCCGAAAACAGCAGCTGATGCTCCAGGATATCAAGCTGGACGAGAACCCGGACGTTCCTGACTAA
- the rimM gene encoding ribosome maturation factor RimM (Essential for efficient processing of 16S rRNA) has product MDFFNVGKIVNTHSIRGEVRVMPTTDFVKERFAAGHRLYLDMKEGPLKLTVERARQHKGFLLVKFAGYDNINDVLNFRDHELMVTEKDQQPLEDGQYYYRQIIGLTVKTLEGEELGTIKEIMAPGANDVWVVDRPDKADLLLPVIDDVVKKVDLENHQVLVELMEGLE; this is encoded by the coding sequence TTGGATTTCTTTAATGTTGGAAAAATCGTCAATACCCACAGCATCCGCGGTGAGGTCCGGGTCATGCCAACCACCGACTTCGTGAAGGAACGGTTCGCAGCGGGTCACCGGCTCTACCTGGACATGAAGGAGGGACCGCTGAAATTAACCGTTGAGAGGGCCCGTCAGCATAAGGGCTTTCTTTTAGTTAAGTTTGCGGGATATGACAACATCAACGATGTTCTGAACTTTCGGGACCATGAGTTAATGGTCACTGAAAAGGACCAGCAGCCCTTGGAAGACGGCCAGTACTATTACCGGCAAATCATCGGTCTGACCGTAAAGACCCTGGAAGGTGAAGAGCTGGGTACGATTAAGGAAATCATGGCGCCGGGAGCCAATGACGTTTGGGTTGTGGACCGGCCGGACAAGGCGGACCTCCTCTTGCCAGTGATTGACGACGTGGTTAAGAAGGTTGACCTTGAGAATCACCAGGTCCTGGTTGAATTGATGGAGGGGTTGGAATAA
- a CDS encoding KH domain-containing protein, giving the protein MTETDIEALIRSLVTPLLNRPDALSITQDDSGRYHQYIVDVDPGDVGRLIGRQGHVAAALRTVVEGARSRRSNSKKVRLLINDHRH; this is encoded by the coding sequence ATGACTGAGACAGATATAGAGGCGCTGATTCGTAGTTTAGTAACCCCACTTTTAAACCGTCCGGATGCCCTATCCATTACCCAAGACGATAGTGGCCGTTATCATCAGTACATTGTTGATGTTGACCCGGGGGATGTCGGTCGGCTGATTGGTCGGCAGGGACATGTTGCGGCGGCGTTACGTACCGTTGTTGAGGGGGCCCGTTCTCGGCGTTCCAACTCTAAAAAAGTCCGGTTACTGATTAATGATCATCGTCACTAA
- the rpsP gene encoding 30S ribosomal protein S16 yields the protein MSVKIRLKRMGSKKRPFYRIVVADSRSPRDGRFITALGTYNPLTTPKEVKFDEDAVMDWLQKGAQPSDTVRNMLQKAGVMKKYHEAKYAKK from the coding sequence ATGTCTGTTAAAATTCGTTTAAAGCGTATGGGTTCTAAGAAGCGTCCATTCTACCGGATCGTTGTTGCCGACTCACGTTCACCACGTGACGGTCGTTTCATTACTGCTTTAGGTACTTACAACCCATTGACTACTCCTAAGGAAGTCAAGTTTGATGAAGACGCTGTTATGGATTGGCTTCAAAAGGGTGCCCAACCATCCGACACTGTTCGTAACATGCTTCAAAAGGCTGGCGTTATGAAGAAGTACCACGAAGCTAAGTACGCAAAGAAGTAG
- the ffh gene encoding signal recognition particle protein, giving the protein MAFEGLTERLQKAMEKLRRKPKVTEADLRETMREIRLALLEADVNFKVVKDFVKTVREKAAGAEVLKGLNPAQQIVKIVNEELTKLMGEEAVPLNKAKHIPTVIMMVGLQGAGKTTTAGKLALRLKNEDHARPLFIAADVYRPAAITQLQQVASKIDVPVFEKGTDVDPVEIVREGMEVAKKNHNDYVIIDTAGRLQIDEQLMDELANIKKLVNPNEILLVIDSMTGQNAVNTAEGFDDKLDITGVVLTKLDGDTRGGAAMSIRAVTGKPIKFVGEGEKMEDLDVFHPDRMASRILGMGDMMTLIEKAQKNFDEEQAQETMDKMRENTFDYNDFLAQLDQVTKMGPIENIIKMMPGMANNPALKNINIDPKQFAHIKAIILSMTPEERENPDLMNPSRRRRLAAGAGRPIVEVNRMIKQFNQMKKMMKQVTNGNMSGMQNMFGGQMPGGKMGQMAMNRMARKMKKDKAKRIKKLRKLRKKRK; this is encoded by the coding sequence ATGGCATTTGAAGGATTAACTGAGCGCCTGCAAAAGGCGATGGAAAAACTACGGCGCAAGCCTAAGGTCACGGAAGCGGACCTCCGGGAAACAATGCGAGAAATTCGCCTCGCCCTCCTGGAAGCCGACGTTAACTTTAAGGTCGTCAAAGACTTTGTAAAGACAGTCCGGGAAAAAGCTGCTGGAGCTGAAGTACTGAAGGGGTTGAACCCTGCCCAGCAAATCGTCAAGATTGTTAACGAGGAATTGACTAAGCTGATGGGGGAAGAAGCCGTTCCCCTAAACAAGGCCAAGCATATCCCAACCGTTATTATGATGGTCGGACTCCAAGGGGCCGGTAAAACGACCACCGCGGGGAAGTTAGCCCTGCGCCTAAAGAACGAGGACCACGCCCGGCCACTGTTCATCGCGGCCGACGTCTATCGGCCAGCCGCCATCACCCAGCTGCAACAGGTGGCATCGAAGATCGACGTGCCGGTCTTTGAGAAGGGGACGGACGTTGACCCCGTGGAGATTGTCCGCGAGGGGATGGAAGTTGCCAAGAAGAACCATAATGACTACGTGATCATCGATACGGCCGGGCGCCTGCAGATTGATGAACAGCTGATGGACGAATTGGCCAACATCAAGAAGCTGGTCAACCCGAACGAAATTCTCCTGGTAATCGACTCGATGACCGGGCAAAATGCAGTCAACACCGCCGAAGGATTTGACGATAAGCTCGATATCACCGGGGTTGTCCTGACCAAGTTAGATGGGGACACCCGTGGTGGGGCTGCCATGTCAATCCGGGCGGTCACTGGGAAGCCAATTAAGTTCGTCGGTGAAGGGGAAAAGATGGAAGACCTGGACGTCTTCCACCCTGACCGAATGGCTTCGCGGATCCTGGGCATGGGGGACATGATGACCCTGATTGAAAAGGCTCAGAAGAACTTTGACGAAGAGCAGGCCCAGGAAACCATGGATAAGATGCGGGAAAATACCTTTGACTACAATGACTTCCTCGCTCAATTAGACCAGGTAACCAAGATGGGGCCGATTGAAAATATTATTAAGATGATGCCGGGAATGGCGAACAACCCCGCATTGAAGAATATTAATATTGACCCAAAGCAGTTTGCCCACATCAAGGCAATTATTCTCTCAATGACGCCTGAAGAGCGGGAGAACCCTGATTTGATGAACCCCAGCCGGCGCCGGCGGTTAGCTGCTGGTGCGGGGCGGCCAATTGTGGAAGTTAACCGGATGATCAAGCAGTTTAACCAGATGAAGAAGATGATGAAGCAGGTCACGAATGGCAATATGAGTGGTATGCAGAATATGTTTGGTGGCCAGATGCCTGGTGGTAAGATGGGCCAGATGGCAATGAACCGGATGGCGCGGAAGATGAAGAAGGACAAGGCCAAGCGGATCAAAAAACTGCGCAAGCTCCGCAAGAAGAGAAAATAA
- a CDS encoding putative DNA-binding protein, whose protein sequence is MEIEKNYRINSLFEFYQPLLTKKQNDYLELYYGDDYSLGEIAENFHVSRQAVYDNIKRTENILEDYEAKLHLYAEFQARNKQADEIQNYVRTHYPDDTKLNNLVGHLESLEEE, encoded by the coding sequence ATGGAAATTGAAAAGAACTACCGGATCAACTCCCTCTTTGAGTTTTACCAGCCGCTCTTGACCAAGAAGCAAAACGACTACTTGGAGCTCTATTATGGGGATGATTATTCTCTCGGCGAGATTGCCGAGAACTTTCACGTGAGTCGCCAGGCGGTTTATGATAATATCAAGCGGACAGAGAACATTTTGGAAGACTACGAAGCCAAATTGCACCTTTACGCCGAGTTTCAGGCGCGCAACAAGCAGGCGGACGAGATTCAAAATTACGTTCGTACCCACTACCCAGACGATACCAAGCTGAACAACTTGGTTGGCCATTTGGAAAGTTTGGAGGAAGAATAA